The region TAGGCGGGCCAGCCGAACGGCAGCCCCAACGCCATGCCGAGCAGCAGATGGATCTGCACCATGATCAGTTGGATCAGCAGCGACAGCCCCAGCGCGAGCCACCAGGCGCGGCCAAAGCGCGCCCCGTCCAGCGGCAGCCGATGCAGCCAACCCGGTCGCGCCGGCAGCCGGCGATGCAGCCACGGCCAGCCAACCATCACCACCGCCATCCCCGCCACCAGCGCCGACCAGCCCAGCCAAAGCGCCTGCGGCCAGTCGAAGAAGGGCAGGCAGCCGCTGACCACCGCCACCAGCGCGTAGAGGCCGTTGATCCGGTCGAGCAGCACGCTGGCGGCCGCCTCCACACCGACACCGCTGCGCCCTCCGCCTCTGGCCAGCAGCACGCCGCGTACCACGTCCCCGCCGACGATCGACGGCAGAAAGAGGCTGGTGAAGGCGCCGACGAAAAAGAGCCGCACCTTGCGCCGGGTGGAGACCTCCAGCCCCAGGCCGCGTGCGATCACCGCCCAGCGCACCCCGCTGATGCAGTAGGAGAGCAGCAGACAGGCCAGCGCCGCACCGACCCACCGGGAATCGGCCCCCCCCAGCTGCCGTGCCACCGCCGACAGATCGACCCACCAGGCCAGCCCGGCGAGCACAGCCAGCGAGACGCCGAACTTCAACCAGAGGGGCAAGGAACTACCCGGCCCCTTCCCCGACGAGATCGAGCACCAGCTTGCCGGTCGCATGCCCCTGCTCGATCGTCCTGTGGGCATGGGCCGCCTGCTCCAGTGGCAGCAGTTCGCTGACCCGCACCACCAGCCTGCGCTGCTCCATCAACTGGCCGCACTGCTCGAGAATCGCCGCCTGATGGCGCAGCCCCTCCTCCAGCCCCAGCACCATCGGGGTGAGCATCAACTCCTGACTGATGCGCACATTGCGCAGCCTCAGCCCCTTGAGATCGGCATCGGCGGGCAGCTGCAGCAGGGTGACCAGGTCTCCGTAGGGGCGCACCAGCGCCGCCGCCTGATGGAATGCCTCCCCGCCCACCGTGTCAAGGGCGACATCAACGCCCTCCCCTCCGCTCCAGTCGCGCACCCGCGCCACCACATCCTCGCGATCGTAGCGCACCACCAGATCGGCTCCGAGCTCCGCCATCCACGCCGCCTTCTCCGCGCTGCCCACCGTTGTGGCCACCGCGCAGCCGGCCACCCTGGCCAGCTGGATCGCCACATGGCCGACCCCGCCGCCCCCGCCGTGGATCAGCACCTTCATCCCTTCATGCAGCCGGGCGCGGTCGAACAGCGCCTCCCATGCGGTGATCAGCACCAGCGGCGCCGCAGCAGCAGTGGCCATCTCCAGCCCGGCGGGAATGGCACACAACGCGGCGGCATCGACCAGCGTGTAGTCGGCATAGTTGCCGAACGGCTGCCCCAGCCCGCCGTAGCAGTAGAAGACCGCATCCCCCGGGCGCACCTCGCCTACCGCATCGCCCACCGCCGCCACCACACCGGCGCCGTCGCAACCGAGCACAGCCGGCGGCTGGCCGAAGTAGAGACCACGGCGGCGCAGCTTGGTGTCGATCGGATTGACGCCGGCGGCATGCACCCGCACCAGCACCTGCCGTCCGTCGCTGATCTCCGGGCGCGGCAGCTCGCTCAGCTTGAGCACCTCCGGCCCGCCGGTCCGTTGCATCACCATGGCACGCATCTTCTCTCCCCCATCACGACCGTCGTACCTCGCTGCAGCTTACGCCGCGGCGGCACCTTCGGCAAATCCGCCTTGCAGATCGCCCGGAGTGCGGCAGCGTTGGAGCTCATGGCTCCCCTCCGCGCCATCGTCGCCGCGCTGCTGTTGCTTTACGCCTGCCGATTCGACCCCATCGGCCTGCAGCTGGCCGACGGCTGGCACGCCTCCTCGGTGGCGGTCTGGCGCCGCGTCCATCCCGACATGATCGCCGTCGCCCCCGACCACAACTACCTCTACATCACCTGCGAGACCCGCGCCGGCCTCAACGCCCCCAGCCTCTACCTGCACAACCTGCAGAGCGGCAGGAGCGTGCTGCTCGTCAGCGGACTCAACCGTGCCGACGGGCTGAAGCTGGCCCCCGACGGCAGCCTCTGGATCGGCGAGGAGTTCGACCACGGCCTGATCTGGCGGGTGGCCGAGCCGGGCAAGCTGCCCGCGGAGCAGTTCGTCCAGCGCGACAAGGCGGCCGCCTCCCATCCGGCCATCGCCCCGCTGCGCCGCGCCGGCCGCTTCGCCCACGAAGGCATCGCCTTCGCCCGCGACGGCGGCTACGCCTATCTGGCCGACGAGAATCCGCACGGCGCGCTCTACCGCTACCGCATGCGCCCGCCCCACCTGCTGCAACTGCTCGACGGCCGGCTCCACTGGCGCACGGTGCCCGATCCGCTTGATGCGCGCGCCTTCGCCCGCAGGGTGGGGGCGACGCAGTTCAACCGGATGGAGGATATCGAAGTCCTCGACGACGGCCGGCTGCTCATCGCCGAGACCGATGCGCCACGCATCATCGCCGTCACCGACCTGGGGGCGCGCGCCACCGTCACCACCTACCTCGCCGACCGCCGCATCCACCACCCCGACAACCTGGCCTGGGACGCCGGCCGCCACTGGCTGTGGATCACCGACGACGACCGCCCTTCGCGGCTGTGGCGCTGGGACGGCCTCCATCTTAGGCAGATCGCCCGCCACGACCACGCCGAGATCACCGGCGTCACCCCCCTCGGCGACGACATCCTGATCAACCTGCAGGGGCGCGACGACGGCCCGGAGCTGACCGTGCGGCTGCGTGAGGAGCGCGCACAGTGAGCGACAACCACCAGCCGATCATCGAGGACGAAGGGCAGCTGATCGACCACCTCGCCCGTGGTTGCAAACCGCGGTCGGCCTGGCGCATCGGCACCGAACACGAGAAGATCGCCTTCCACCGCCGCACGCTCCGCCCGGTGCCCTACCACGGCCCAGGGGGGATCGGCGCACTGCTGGCGCGGCTGGCGGAGGGGGGGGGGTGGGAGCCGCTCTACGAAGGCGACCACATCGTCGCCCTCAGCCGGGGGGGGGCGTCGATCACGCTGGAGCCGGGCGGCCAGATCGAGCTCTCCGGCGCCCCGCTCGACTCGCTCTTCGCCACCTGCGCCGAGGTGCACGACCATCTGGCGCGGCTCGAGGAGGTGACACGCGATCTGGAGATCGGTTTCCTCGGCATCGGCTTCCAGCCGAAGTGGCGGCGGGAGGAGATCGACTGGATGCCCAAGGGACGCTACCGGATCATGCGCGCCTACATGCCCGGGCGGGGGAGCCTCGGTCTGGACATGATGCTGCGCACCGCCACCGTGCAGGCCAACCTCGACTTCTCCGACGAGGCCGACATGGCGCGCAAGATGCGCATCGCCACCGCCCTGCAGCCGCTGGCCACCGCCCTCTTCGCCGCCAGCCCGTTCCGCGACGGCGCCCCCTCCGGCTGGCGCTCCACCCGCGCCGCCTGCTGGCTGGATACCGACCCCGACCGCACCGGCATCCCCCCCTGCGTCTTCCAGGAGCACTTCGGCTTCGCCGACTACGTGGCGTGGGCGCTCGATGTGCCGATGTACTTCGTGCGCCGGGATGGCCGCTACATCGACTGCAGCGGCGCCTCCTTCCGCGACTTCCTCGCCGGCAGGCTGGCGCAGCTTCCCGGAGAACGGCCGACAATCGACGACTGGGCCGACCACCTCTCCACCCTCTTCCCCGAAGTGCGGCTCAAGCAGTTCCTCGAGATGCGCGGCGCCGACGCCGGCGCCTCCAACTGGATCTGCGCCCTGCCGGCGCTGTGGAAGGGGCTGCTCTACGACCCGCTGGCGA is a window of Zetaproteobacteria bacterium DNA encoding:
- a CDS encoding UPF0104 family protein, which produces MRPASWCSISSGKGPGSSLPLWLKFGVSLAVLAGLAWWVDLSAVARQLGGADSRWVGAALACLLLSYCISGVRWAVIARGLGLEVSTRRKVRLFFVGAFTSLFLPSIVGGDVVRGVLLARGGGRSGVGVEAAASVLLDRINGLYALVAVVSGCLPFFDWPQALWLGWSALVAGMAVVMVGWPWLHRRLPARPGWLHRLPLDGARFGRAWWLALGLSLLIQLIMVQIHLLLGMALGLPFGWPAYGVMAGLVALLSMVPLSLNGLGLRESGYVGFVLFFGGSEAQGGALAALWLLLITLGALPGLWAVWRMGGVGALRGLRERVRGAAG
- a CDS encoding alcohol dehydrogenase produces the protein MRAMVMQRTGGPEVLKLSELPRPEISDGRQVLVRVHAAGVNPIDTKLRRRGLYFGQPPAVLGCDGAGVVAAVGDAVGEVRPGDAVFYCYGGLGQPFGNYADYTLVDAAALCAIPAGLEMATAAAAPLVLITAWEALFDRARLHEGMKVLIHGGGGGVGHVAIQLARVAGCAVATTVGSAEKAAWMAELGADLVVRYDREDVVARVRDWSGGEGVDVALDTVGGEAFHQAAALVRPYGDLVTLLQLPADADLKGLRLRNVRISQELMLTPMVLGLEEGLRHQAAILEQCGQLMEQRRLVVRVSELLPLEQAAHAHRTIEQGHATGKLVLDLVGEGAG
- a CDS encoding glutamate--cysteine ligase; translated protein: MIEDEGQLIDHLARGCKPRSAWRIGTEHEKIAFHRRTLRPVPYHGPGGIGALLARLAEGGGWEPLYEGDHIVALSRGGASITLEPGGQIELSGAPLDSLFATCAEVHDHLARLEEVTRDLEIGFLGIGFQPKWRREEIDWMPKGRYRIMRAYMPGRGSLGLDMMLRTATVQANLDFSDEADMARKMRIATALQPLATALFAASPFRDGAPSGWRSTRAACWLDTDPDRTGIPPCVFQEHFGFADYVAWALDVPMYFVRRDGRYIDCSGASFRDFLAGRLAQLPGERPTIDDWADHLSTLFPEVRLKQFLEMRGADAGASNWICALPALWKGLLYDPLAMDEAWAMIADWSLAEVCDLRVRAPRDALAATFRGTTLQPLCRRMVEIARAGLDRIAEEAGRRSEACFLDPLSSALEEGATQADRMLALYHGAWRGRIEPAFDYCMH